The genomic window CCTGCCCTGCCCTGTCATGTTCCTACCCGACAGCTCCCGCATTGTGGGGCACCGAGAGTGAGTGACACCATGTCAAAACCACTCGGGGGTATCAATAAATGTATCACCAGACCAGCAGAAGCAATGAATTGGAAACCACACAGAAAATTCTATTCCCCCCCAAGTCGTCGGCCGGTCTAGCCaagttttttctttcttttaccATCGTACATACAgtatagcaccgcctcttCACCCATTGCATCTGTGACGTCTCGAGTCAGCCGTCCATGTGAAAAAGACTGTCAATACAAGCATCAGGCGCCCTACAAACTGTCAATCACTCATCATTCACAGAGAAGAAACAAGGTCGTTGCAAGACCAATTTGTTGCAATTCTTTTGATCAGCTACCTAGGCCAAATGCTTCAGTCTTATTGCTGACCAATCAGTCGCAACGTTGGAGGGTCTACACCGAGTGACCGTCCATTCCAGGGGTATCTTGGCCAAGCGCCTATGGTTGGGTAGAACAATATGTCAAGATGGCCATATAATACCCCCGGGAATCTGCAGGCAGGCGGTCTCAAAcctagagaaaaaaaataaaaatatgcAGATAGTTTCAATGGTGAAAAATCATCGCAAAATTTGtcttgagaaaaaaaaagcaccccAGTAAAAGCTGAATATCAACCTCTCATGAGAAGAAACGCATAAAGAGTCCCTGATATTTGctcaaaaaaaagacaacccCCCTCCTGGACGCCGGTAAAGGTTGATCTTGACTGAGCTCAACgtgtaaaaaaagaaaagagaacgCAAGAGAGCCGCTCAAGGCCATGGTCAAGCGATCCAACCAGTGAGTCAATCGagaaaaacaacaagacgaagagaagaaaaaaaaatctttgTGTATCAACGATGCgtgtaaaaaaaagaagaaaaaaaagagctccGGCACATCCCTTTTCTAAAAACCATGAAATGGCGCTATATGCCAGTGTCGCCAATTTCATTCCTTGGTGCGATGCGCTTTACACAACCAGTGTTATTTGTCAAGTTGTTCACTTGTGGCATCGAGGCTAGGCTTAAATAGCCTCTCCTCTTTATTTTCATGATTTGCTCCTCGGCCGGCCAAGGCCggggggaaggaaaaaaaagattcaaCAAGCTCTATCTTCCTCCCTGAAGGCTGCCGACAAACGAAGGGTCCTTAACACTACCGCCGGCGTCATCAAGTCCCGCAATCGGTCGGTTATAGCTGAAGCCCTGGAACTGGTCCTGCATTGTCTGTGAGAGGACCGGTCCTTCGACATAAGAGTCCTGCGGTGCCTCGGATGTGAACTCGGGGTCAAAGTTGGTCGTGTCGAGAGCATTGGCCTGttcaaggaaaaaaaaaaagttgaccGTGTCAGCAGGGAAGTATCACAATGGAAACAAAATTCACGTTCACAAATAATCCACTTACCACGCTGGGCTTGAACGCCGGCTCATACTTGCGCTGCAACAACTTGCGCCAATCTATGGCGTGGAAGAAGGGGTGGGACTTGATCTCAGCAGCGCCACGTCCGCGCTCCGGCGATCCGAGACGGGTCTTGGGGTCGCGGTCCAAAAGCTTCCTCAGCAAGTCCTGGGCGGCAGGCGGTACGACCTCGGGGCCCGGGAAGTCGAGAGGCTGGTACAGGATCTTCTTGTACATCTCGTTGGTGTTCTCGTCGTAGAAAGGTGGCAGGCCTGTCAACATCTCATAAAGCAGCACGCCCAGGGTCCACCAGTCGACGGCCTTGTCGTAGCCCTTGCCCTCGAGCAGCTCGGGTGCCAGGTACTCGGGAGTTCCGCAAAAGGTGTTGGTGTGGTCCTCGTCCTTCATGTCTAGCTTGCACAGGCCAAAGTCGCAGAGGGCAATGTGGCCTTGGTAGTCGAGCAGGATGTTCTCGGGCTTCAGGTCGCGGTAGACGACGTTGAAGCCGTGCAGACACTCGAGGGCGCAGATGAGCTCGGCCGTGTAGAAGCGCGAGCGGTTGACGTCGAACCGCTGCTCCTTCTGCAGGTGGTGGAACAGCTCACCACCGTTGACGAACGCCAAGACGAAGTAGAGCTTCTCGGGGGACTGGAAGGCGAACTTGAGGGGCACGATGAAGGGGTTGTTGATCTGGGCCAGGACGGAGCGCTCGGCCAGGGTGTGGGTGACCTCGGAACGCGAGATGATGTGTGCTTTCCGGATCGTCTTGAGGGCGTAGATTCGGTTCGTGTCCTTCTTGCGCACCTGCATGACCTTGCCGAAGCTGCCCTTGCCGACCACCTTGAGGAGCTCAAAGTCCTCGTCGAGCTTGAGCTTGCCAGTCCTATTGGCGACAAACTCAACACCAATCTTGAGGCGGCCCGTGCCGTACTGAACGTCGGCCCACTCGACGCCGCTGAAACCAAGCGCCCGCTCCCGCTTGGCCCACTCGGCCTGGGCCTtctccttgtccttcttgcTCATCTTGGGATCCTCGACGAACGGCTGCCTCTCCTCAAATCGCGGCTGAATCCGGCAGACGCCCAGGAAGATATCCTGGCTGCGTCCTGACCCGGGTGGTGCGTTGGGGTTTCTTATGTAGAGGTGGATCGTGAGCTCCGTGACTCGCGAGACGTCGAACTTGTACTGCGTGTTGGAACCTGCCCACAGGGGGTTGTCGGGGGAGCCTTCCACCGAGTTGACAAAGACTTGAACCTTATCAAAGTCGATCAGAGCATAGGGCATGTACTTGCCCGAGAATCGACCGTGGTTCGTCGGCAGCGTTCCAAACCCGCCGCCTGACGTCTGTGGCCTTCCGTTAAAGACGCCAGGACTTTTTTGTGACGAGCCGGGTCGGACCGAGCCGGCGACGCCGAAGCCGTTGCCCGTCGAGACCGACGACGAATGTTGGTTACCCATGCCAAACGCTGCCCGATGCTGCTCCGGTAGAGAAAAGCCTTGGCCCTCGTGTATAGTAACCACGAGGATGCCTGGTTTTGAGGGCTTCACAACCGGTGCCTGGGTTAGAGTTTCTATCGCTGGTTCCGAGGGGTTGCCACTCTCGAGTTAGCGTCTGATGCATCGGTTATAAGCCCTGAGCTGCCGAAGCGAACATGAGACATACCGACGTTGCTCTCATTTGTCGGCGTCGCCGCTCCCGAGATTCCAGAATCTCCACTCTTGTCATCTTTGTCCGTGATCGTAGACGTCGAGGGGGATCGAGAAAAGGTATTTGACAGCGTCGTGGTCAGGTGGGTTTCCTTGAGCTCTAGCAGGCGAAATCGAGAGTAGTGTCAGCCGTTGAGATGATTATTATAAAAGTGtgtaaccttttttttttttttttttttttttctttctttccttccAACGGCGCCAAAGCAAGTATCCGGTAGATGCATCTCCAGACACCATGGCCAGATGAGGAAAATGTCAAACATGGGCATATGGCACGCTCCGTCTggaccaaagaaaaagaaacggcAAAGAAAGTATTCACAAGGTACGCACTCTTTGTCAGCTTCCACGACATGTTGGGCGAATCGTGGTCCCGAAGACCAGATAGATGACGAGGGGGAGGTTCGTGTACGTAGACGAGGCGGAAGGATGTGGTCGATGCTGAGGAGCAAGTAAAAAAAGAGGTCAAGTGTTGTGATCTGGTCTGCTTGTCGACGACGAGCTGAACAAAACAGAAACAGAACCGAATGGAGGGGTTTGAATTGCaatatgggggtatcgaagTCTGGGGCAGGAAGTGATCGAGGACTGATTTCGGGTTACTGTCAAGAGGCCCAAAAAGTCAGTCTGGTCGTTGGTTCGAGGTTGGACTGTGGCCGACCAGCGGTGGAAAGTTGATCGCTGACTGACCCCTTGGATCCGGCACGGATTAGTTGGTGCGCAACAGGGAGGGGTTCCAGTCTGTCCTTGGTGGGATGGCTTgaatggatggatggatgggggTGGGTTGACAGAAAGCTGGGTACGGTAGGGTAGCATAGCATGGGAGGCCGAGGCGGACTGACTCCGCACAGTCCAGGTCCGTGGCTGGGGGCGTTTGGGACTGTTAGCTTCGCCTGCCGCGTAAAGCAAAACCAACGGTTTCTTCTTACTGGAGGGGAGCCCGGCAGTTTGGAAATAAATAGCTCCAGCTAtcacctagaactagactggCTGTGTACTTATACCTAGGTAGAGTGCTGCAATAAATACGCAACGGTAGCCTGTACTGTAGTCTAATCTAGAATTAGACCTGGGTAGACTTTGGCTGGTTTGGTTTGGCACAATTGGTAATTATAATTACAGGGGCTATGCGGCGTAAGACTGAGGCACGTCGGCACGCgcattaaaaaaaatatacaGCTACCAAGTACAACAGTTGGTAGACCTCGTCACTTGATgaatttcttcttcttttttactTTCTGAACCTTTCTCTTCCTTTTCGACTGTGATTCAGGGGCAAATGGAGTTCTTCTTTATCGCTCCTTGTTCATGGATAATTGGCTTGAGCAGGGTAGAAAAGGAGCTGAGACTTGGGCATGTGGCGATCTGTTGGGCAAAGTGGAATCTATCTAGGCCCCTAGGGGCAGTACCTTTGCTGCGTAAGCTCGTCGCTCACATAGTACCTGCAGATTTGGGCAAGTACCTTGGCTTGGTTTGCTGCTTGAATATGGGAGGCAATTCGGAGACAACACAAGCTCGTTGCCACCGTCAATCCAGATGATGGATATGTTCATAATTGCAAACCTAGGTACATATCAGACAAGCTACCTCACTCGAGTTAGCTGAGCGTAAAGCTGAAGTTGGTGCAGTTGCTATTTATTGATGCAGACCGTCGTCGGACGACTCCCCGACCGTGCACCCTTCAGCGGATTACCCTAGCAGGTCCGTGTAGGTGTATGTACAGTCCCGAGCCGAAAGAGGTCATCGGAAGGTTTGAACCCTGAAGGAGATCAATTCTTTTTTCCCAACGATTCGCTGCGTCTTCGCCAGGGCTGAGACGGAAAATTGTGCCTTTCAGTGTCAGACTTGTTAATGCTGTTGACAGTTTTATCATTAAATGCAACTAGAGTAAACTACCTACATTGCCCTACCCCAAGGTActgagcttttttttcttctctttcccCACGAAATGGAACCTGGTGGGATTCCCCGTTACCTGCCCTTGGAAAATCCCTCCAACCGAGTGCGAGCCCATATTAATCATCAAGGTGGAAAGAGCCACTCACGATGAGGAAGGGATTGACACCGGGCCTGGGTTCAGGGTTGACTTTGGAATCCAATTGAGGCTGACCTCGTTTTTTCCTCCTTGCCCATACGTGGGGTCGATAAAACCGCGCACTGCATAGTAACTGCACGTACAGTgaatacagtacagtacatttGTAATCCTGGCCCCTGATTCGGCGGGGTTAGGTGAGGTTCGGTAGTACTACAAGTCCCTTTGGGTGAAACACTACCAAATCGTAGTAGTAACCCAAGTTTCGTAGCATTTTGTGTACATGGTAATGTAATTTTGGCCAGCAACCAATGTGTTTATGTACCTAGATGCGGGGTCCACTTGTGCGGATCCGTCGGAATTGTAAGCGGAGGACAGGTCAAGCTTCTCTGTACGAGGtaattattttgcatgtctCGCATGTTGGGATCGACACCAGCGCT from Pyricularia oryzae 70-15 chromosome 4, whole genome shotgun sequence includes these protein-coding regions:
- a CDS encoding AGC/AKT protein kinase, coding for MSWKLTKKLKETHLTTTLSNTFSRSPSTSTITDKDDKSGDSGISGAATPTNESNVAIETLTQAPVVKPSKPGILVVTIHEGQGFSLPEQHRAAFGMGNQHSSSVSTGNGFGVAGSVRPGSSQKSPGVFNGRPQTSGGGFGTLPTNHGRFSGKYMPYALIDFDKVQVFVNSVEGSPDNPLWAGSNTQYKFDVSRVTELTIHLYIRNPNAPPGSGRSQDIFLGVCRIQPRFEERQPFVEDPKMSKKDKEKAQAEWAKRERALGFSGVEWADVQYGTGRLKIGVEFVANRTGKLKLDEDFELLKVVGKGSFGKVMQVRKKDTNRIYALKTIRKAHIISRSEVTHTLAERSVLAQINNPFIVPLKFAFQSPEKLYFVLAFVNGGELFHHLQKEQRFDVNRSRFYTAELICALECLHGFNVVYRDLKPENILLDYQGHIALCDFGLCKLDMKDEDHTNTFCGTPEYLAPELLEGKGYDKAVDWWTLGVLLYEMLTGLPPFYDENTNEMYKKILYQPLDFPGPEVVPPAAQDLLRKLLDRDPKTRLGSPERGRGAAEIKSHPFFHAIDWRKLLQRKYEPAFKPSVANALDTTNFDPEFTSEAPQDSYVEGPVLSQTMQDQFQGFSYNRPIAGLDDAGGSVKDPSFVGSLQGGR